In a single window of the Rhopalosiphum padi isolate XX-2018 chromosome 1, ASM2088224v1, whole genome shotgun sequence genome:
- the LOC132917227 gene encoding uncharacterized protein LOC132917227: protein MVTSRIALEGLLQNRLTTDICKDTLRMQGNTAELFHLYAGKHHADDTSSSSCGAETMTTVTIKREAHTPTTDQSEDSGVDVSTAADGHDSHAPFKRKRLDDSDDGDGCPTAAKFSRTADATAASVLRSINIDACPPFRPWSCNEESSSEVGLRLFHDIRNVDRILTLTQQRRGEQSPLPPPPEPQPLDLTKAGHRAGTRPVDSADATVNATPVDADNAACRYAAPSTAAPFPCSAVAETAVATGASTTAATTRYSKNMSRARRIEANARERSRVHTISAAFDTLRATIPSYSRNQKLSKLSTIRIASAYILTLSRLLDMDYSAEHDSPSVAECVDNVTGIIHMEGKTRKRKDDQ, encoded by the exons ATGGTGACTTCACGCATAGCATTAGAAGGGCTTTTGCAAAATAGACTGACTACAGACATTTGCAAAGACACGTTAAGGATGCAAGGAAACACAGCggaattatttcatttat ACGCGGGAAAACATCACGCAGACgacacgtcgtcgtcgtcgtgcggCGCAGAGACGATGACCACCGTGACAATCAAACGGGAAGCGCATACACCGACCACCGACCAGAGCGAAGATTCCGGCGTGGACGTGTCGACGGCGGCTGATGGCCACGACAGTCACGCGCCGTTCAAACGAAAACGGTTGGACGATTCCGATGACGGAGATGGGTGTCCAACCGCAGCCAAGTTCAGCAGGACGGCCGACGCCACCGCGGCCAGCGTGCTGCGGTCGATCAACATAGACGCCTGTCCCCCGTTCCGGCCGTGGAGCTGCAACGAGGAGTCGTCGTCGGAAGTGGGCCTCCGACTGTTCCACGACATACGCAACGTGGACAGGATACTGACGCTGACGCAACAACGCCGCGGCGAACAGTCCCCGCTGCCGCCCCCGCCGGAACCGCAACCCTTGGATCTGACCAAAGCGGGCCATCGCGCAGGGACGAGACCAGTGGACTCCGCCGACGCGACCGTGAACGCGACCCCCGTAGACGCCGATAATGCCGCCTGCAGATACGCGGCACCGTCGACGGCGGCGCCGTTCCCGTGCAGTGCGGTCGCGGAGACCGCCGTGGCCACCGGCGCATCGACCACCGCGGCCACGACCAGGTACAGCAAAAACATGTCCCGGGCCCGGCGGATCGAGGCCAACGCCCGAGAGAGGTCTCGGGTGCACACCATCAGCGCGGCGTTCGACACGCTCAGAGCCACCATACCGTCGTACTCTCGAAATCAGAAGTTGTCCAAACTGTCGACGATCCGGATCGCCAGTGCTTACATATTGACGCTGTCCCGACTGCTGGACATGGACTACAGCGCGGAGCACGACAGCCCGTCGGTGGCCGAGTGCGTGGACAATGTCACCGGAATCATACACATGGAGGGCAAGACGAGAAAGAGAAAAGACGATCAGTAA